ACCACTGGAAGATAGTGACTGCCATATACATTGATAATGTTTATGGTAGAAATGGCATTGCTgctttggatgatgcactcacttTAAAGCGCTGCAAAATATCCTACAAGGTTGGGTTTCCTTCCAACGCTAAAAGGAGTGACCTCATAAATTTGTTGGTTAGTGTCAGTTATATGGAGCCTCGTGTTATTGTTCTCCATACTGGAGCTGAACCTGGACTCAAGCTTTTCTCTGTGGCAAACCAACTGAACATGATGGGCAACGGCTATGTGTGGATTGCAACTGACTGGCTGTCTGCATATCTTGATGCTAATTCATCAGTTCCTGCTGAGACTATATCTGGCCTGCAAGGTGTTCTTACTTTACGGCCACATATTCCCAACTCAAAGATGAAGAGTAATTTGGTCTCCAAATGGGGCACGCAAAGTAAAAAGTACAACTACAGTGATCTTCGTGTAAATACGTATGGTTTTTATGTTTATGATAGTGTCTGGGCAGTAGCTCGGGCTCTGGATGCCTTCTTTGATGATGGTGGTAGGATTTCCTTTTCAAATGACTTGCATGATGGAATTGGAGGAACTCTTCACCTTGAAGCAATGAGCATTTTTGACATGGGAAGCAAATTACTGGAGAAGATTAGAAAGGTAAACTTCAGTGGGATATCTGGGCAAGTGCAATTCGATGCTGTAGGCAACCTCATTCACCCTGCGTATGACATCATAAATGTCATCGGAAATGGCATGCGGACCATTGGTTTTTGGTCAAACTATTCTGGCTTGTTGTCGACTGTCTCTCCAGAGGCTCTATATTCAAAGCCTCCTAATATTTCTCTCGCCGATCAGCATCTCTATGATGTTATTTGGCCTGGGGAAACTGCACAGAGGCCTCGAGGATGGGTCTTTCCTTCTAATGCCAAGCAGTTGAAAATTGGTGTTCCCAACAGATTTAGCTTCAAAGAGATCGTCACGGTAGACAATGCTACTGGGTCAATGAAGGGTTATTGCATCGATGTCTTTACTCAGGCATTGGCTTTGCTTCCTTATCCTGTTAGTTACAAGTTTGTACCTTTTGGGAATGGTACTGAAAATCCTAATTATGACAAACTCGTACAGATGATTGAATCAAATGTAAGTATGGAATGCCTCTTTTCTTCCTCTAACCATTTCATCATATACCATGCTGACCAGGGTCATCTTATCCTGCAGGAGTTTGATGCAGCTATAGGGGATATTGCAATTACAATGAGGCGGACAGTAACTTTTGATTTCACCCAGCCATTTATTGAAACAGGCTTGGTTATCTTGGCTCCGGTTAAAGAGCATATAACATCGTCCTGGGCATTCTTGCAGCCATTTAGTTTGGAGATGTGGTGTGTTACAGGGCTGTTCTTTCTTATTGTGGGTGTGGTTATTTGGGTTCTTGAACATCGGATCAATGACGATTTCCGTGGTTCAGTATGTCAACAAATAATAACTATTTTCTCGTAAGGAGCTGACATTTACCTTTTGTATCGTCTTCTTGTATATCATTCCTGTTTTCGAAGTGTTGATGTTTTAACAAGTCTTGTGCAATATGTTGCATACAGCGAGCACCTTAGAGCATTGGCCAGTTAACATACCTAAATGAAGCATCTAGTGATTACCAatgaactactccctctgtcccataatataagagtgtttttgacGGCGGGAGTATTATCTTAATAATCTTGTGAGACATATATACATGCACAGTATATATATTCGCTTAATGATATTTATGATGCATTGCTCTATTTTTTCCTGTTTTCACGTACTTCTCCACATGTATTTGCCAAATGCTCTTATCATGACGTGATTCCTTACTGTGAGTATAATTTCAAATTTTATTGCCTGCAGGTTCAGCTTTTCAACTTTGTTCTTCGCACACAGTGAGTAAACCAACCTTTTCTCTTATGTGTTTTCTTGGCTATAACATTTTGTTCTGAGGCATGACTCGTGATTTCATCCATGTCTGCTCGCAGGAGAAAATACTATGAGTGCCTTAGGGCGTGGTGTCCTGATCATATGGCTGTTTGTTGTTTTGATAATTGTATCCAGCTATACCGCGAGTCTTACTTCCATCCTGACCGTGCAACAACTTGATACTTCTATAAAAGGAATTGATGACCTGAAAAATAGCAATGATCCTATTGGTTTCCAAGTTGGTTCTTTTGCACAAGACTACATGGTCAAGGAGCTCAACATCTCACGGTCAAGGCTAAGAGCTCTTGGTTCACCACAAGAATACGCGGAAGCCCTCAAGATAGGCCCTAAGGAAGGAGGTGTTATGGCCATTGTTGACGAGCGCCCCTATGTTGAACTGTTTTTGTCAACCTACTGCAAGATTGCGGTAGCTGGCACAGATTTCACCAGCAGAGGATGGGGCTTTGTAAGTACAGTTCAACCATATACTTTTAtataaactactccctccgttcctaaatataagtctttgtagagattccactatggaccacatacggatgtgcatagatgcattttagattggagattcactcattttgctccgtatgtagtccatagtggaatcttcccaaagacttatatttaggaacgtaGGGAGTAGAATATAAGAACAAAATATTATGCTGTTAATGTCCTGGAATAGAGGTTTTAACTTTGAATAGTTGTGTCTAGTCTCTAGTTTATTATGCAACTTTTCTTGCACTTATCTGCGGCTACTTTGTTTCGCAAATCGAAATGTAGCACCTTACAAATTAATTCTGCCAGGCATTTCCAAGGGACTCCCCTTTGCAAGTAGACCTCTCCACCGCAATCCTGTCTCTGTCAGAGAATGGGGAGCTGCAGCGGATCCATTCCAAATGGCTCAATACAGGGGAGTGCACAACCGACAACAGCGAGTTTGTCGACTCGAACCAGCTCCGCCTTGAGAGCTTCCTTGGTCTGTTCCTAATCTGTGGTGTGGCATGTGTTCTCGCGCTGCTACTCTACTTTGGTATCATGCTATGCAAATACCTGAGGCATGAACCGCGGAAGAGCCTCAGAAGATTCATCTCGTTCGTCCATGGGAAGGAGCCGCCGAAGAACATGGAGAGGCGATCCATGAGCCTGCCTGGAAGCTCGACGCCAACAACGCCGATGGGCAGCCTTAGTTCCCTTGACATGGAAAGGCCGGCCAGGCCAGTCAGAAACGGCAGCGTTATTGATATGGAAAGCTAGTTCATGTGTAGAAAGCTACGCGGTCGACTAACATAGGTTCTGGTAGTCGGACAGCAGGGGTGTATAGGGGGGTTCAAAATACTTCttaagtactccctccgatccaaattaTTCCAAAGTTTAGGAAATAAGAGAAGGAAGGATTAATAAGAAATAAAAATATTGAAATGCTCCTCCTGTCCTACATATATTGTTTTTACCTTTTCATGACTGTATTTTGGGGGGAGTGTGGATTTTCTACCGTGCACGGGACATCCATCACATTTTTTATTGCTGTGTGGGGCCCCTATTTTCTCTCACCTAACATACATTCACATGTTAATTTGTACTGACTAGGTTTCATTCACTAGTGCAGAACAGGCCTTTATCACctgttcgtaagggcctttaatGAAAAGGCCTGTTCTGCACTAGTTAATTTGTACTGACTAGGTTTCATTCACTAGTGCAGAACaggcctttatcaccggttcgtaagggcctttaatgccggttctgcaaccggcactatggagtggagactaaaggccccccctttagtaccggttcggcacgaaccggcgctaaagttccaccacgtggcacgagccaggcccgggtgctggtagatcATTAGTACCGATTGATAACACCAACCGGTATTAAATGtttggggggttttggttttaatttttaatttttcATTAATTTTgggttttccatttaattcttttttgtttgctggtattttacgatactacatattgtacacgttatgcatatatataaatagattttctcgtagaactgatcatatatataatcgaatgtctcacaaccaccattaattattcacacatacacatgtatatatatatatatatatatatatatatatatatatatatatatatatatatatatatatatatatatatatatatatatatatatatatatacaatttctcctacatgttgccttggtgccttcggagcacgatgacaagtggttcatggggcggtagcgggtgatagtattctcctttgggatctatgacctggtcgagcaaaaatcccgctatttcctcttgaagtgctcgtatgcgctcctctgataggagcttgtcccgcacctatttgaactgttaagaaggagatcaatatgcatgtgtattagttgtgtgactagatatcgacaatcatgtaagatttgtgaatattgttctggcaaacgtacccagtcctgtctatcagatctgctcctttcggacgccatcatgcgaatgttctcgcaaacgtagtatgcacacacttcagtccccggcgcctgcttcagggcctttacgacaatagaatttaatcagataataattaatcaagtatgttaattaattaatggtattgaaacaagaattaaagagatggtagttagctagctagtactacttaattacttaccttgggtcgataccaacatagcttttgtcgccattttcctggagtcaccttgatgtactttgcccaagccctgcccgccggcaaagaaaattaataaaggggttattaaaaatagttcatatcaggaaatgacgaactaaataggctgagatatagttaataatgattgaaataacctgtcgactatccccttcacgatgctgtagtcactatttttttaagtagtgagtccagtacttcaacttttccttcgtcaactttaatgtctaataagatccagtggaagctgcatgcgcatacgtttgcatgtataaattaaacgggcatgtgcataacactaatcaactataaccctaaaccctatacacttattaacatctagctagtaagcaaaaacagaatttgtagtacaagacagtgtgactcactcgaagttgtaaggaagtagtatatcttcattgctattgaggcgcttcaagaactctagcatgcatttctctacatcttgtctacaccttTCCAATTTTCATGCGTATTCATTAAcagtatttgggtcaatgaacccaatgccatagcgtccagcttttttcatttcatacatcttcatcctgcataataccacagaaaagaatatatagtgaggatatataattacaggttattaatgatcaatcaatgagcactagagctagcttgagacttaaattacagaaagaaatcacttacagacaatagcaactgacgatagatttgtcgagtgcatcttgattgaataactgaaatagttctgaatactcaatggccagaactttcttatggaagtaatgatcttcctcgacttgcaccatgagggactctcgattggaaatcttggtaattttcatgtaccaatcatgcaattcatacattctcgttgggaggttcttgacctcctcgggctcgaccaaaggttggccccggacatatttccgttttatttcctcctctctaagcggaggcatgggctcgatctcgaggagttgtccaacagtgatcttgagcatttcagcctgcattatatgctcctcggttattaccacatcgcccagctcgggaacgtaaacggtttgcccacaataatattgggcgcgcgtactctcatgtgttgttggcacaacaagcgggggggggggggggggggggtggtcgattgcgccgcctgttctcccggctggggaacggttttcccgcattttttgacagctgcttgttggctcgagctcgagctcgcttctttctgtagtcgtgctcgatgtgccttcttgatttggcgctcatagtctgagtcaacaggcttgggagctggtggtctagccatacgaatgaagtggtcaatcttttcctcaggcactttctccctcggcggcgttgccggtttcggtcgaaaatgagcgtccacttcggcccgcactattgcatcgttttgctcctcggtcatgtcgtaaggcctctgaggaagaggagcgaggctgcttggaccatatttatatcgcttgtctccgcctgtactttctgtactacctcgactcgtaccgctacgcaccatagctgcggcgtgtctcttctgcgattgcttaggcggcggagacggctgacgtggcttagttggagcaggaggagtggcccgacgctgtgccggacttgaagcaggaggtgtggcctgacacggtgtcggacttgaagcaggaggtgtggcctgacgctgtgccggacttgaagcaggaggtgtggcctgacacggtggcggacttggaggagcgggagtctgctgacacggtggcggacttcgaggaggagtcggcagacgcggtgtcggtggacttcgaaagatgatgcaatcctttttccataggatgaaacgatgtatggcctctcccagtgtttgctcgtcgtcacctccaggaatgtcaagctctagccccgaatatgggccacctcatcaaccaagacacgagcatagccctctggaatcggggcgcaatggaaggttgctccgggggtaattgtaaaagcaacgacgttcgccaccttcatggatatgttcttcattttgtagtgtagctcacagttagtgttctctatgatgtcatccacagggtatgtatccagcagtgcgtcgcccggggcggaaccaacgctgcttctcggcatggatgggacggtgctatccaatgctggatgatcatccgcttgctgctgccgctgctgagaccccctttcctggctaagtgagtcgatctgctgctgctgctgctggaatttgagtgccaagtccgcgtgccttgcttctaggccttgaaggcgttccgcgtcctgcttcctctgctcctcctccagcttcctcttcttctcctcctccatcttctttcttgcacgggtcctgtagtcgtcgttccattccgaaaagccctcataccagggaataacgcccttgcctcgtgtttttcccgggtgttcaggatttcccagggcgcgcgtaagctcgtcgttctctctgttgggcgtgaacaccccctttcgagcatcttctattgcgtcaagtaacttttctTCTGCTCcgtttagacttgccttcttcgaaaccaggcctgtcttcgggtccaacgcccccccatgcgcatagaaccaagttctgcacctggggggccagcttctagtaaccggagtgacccctgcatcctccatctcttgctcagacttatcccacttaggcattgccaccgcgtagccacctggacccagcctatggaactgcgtcttttttgcggcattggccttgttttttctcgacgttccttagataattctgattccttgaatttcacgaaagcgggccagtgttctctttgcttctccagtgttcccttgaattctggagtcttcctttctgcagtgaggtagttggcccatacagttttcttgtgggtgttgaatgcaattgccatcttcttaagagcagcgtccttgactttctgcacatctgcatcagtgaaataatctggtagggtgaaatgttccatcagagatttccaaagcttttgttttgctctgtcgtcgacccaagtattatctgggcgtttagtttttggctctttccattcttgaatggagatcgggatttggtccttcacaagaactccgcactgacgaacgaacttgctcgcaatgttcttaggcgtgaggggttcgccactagctttgatggaatcgatgttgtactttacaccctccttcaactttttgctcgggccgcgctttgtcctgctgtctgtagaagcagatttgctcgatccggagggctgaaagaagaaagatcgattcgttaatatatcttcaaataaaaaaacatgtgatgatcactagatgactgcttatataaatatacctcgccggtagtctttgttatttcaagatcaacattgtattcgtcatcataatcattgtctgcgtcatcataatcataatcatagttcatgacttcatcagctcggtcgtcgagattgaatatcttatcatcaccctccccggtattgttcagatattgggagccgtcatttgcttcatttagatcatctggcctgctagggctgcgtatgatctcgaacagggcctcttctccctctctgccggtattgtccgccatagcttttatttaactaatacaaaagaaatataaaacaattaagtattcaaattacaatgcatggatgcaatcaataaggaaaaactgaatcatataatacataatatgcatcgtctcgaataatatataatctcgaatacatcgtctcgaataatatataatctcgaatacatcactggctaggtagctaataaagatcgaatactatagaagaatctaggccactcgcggttcctggggcgcgggcagtggacacccaaagacaaggaaccatcacagaatcatatctccggtcatctgcccaaagaacctgccaggtattggagaacctgacgtccatagcagccatgtagcgatggacgtgctcgtcctcctccctgacacgacgacgcaccacctctggcggggccggctccctctgcaccgaatgtggcccacgcgaatgccactaaaggagatcagggtcgacgacgggactcGAGGCTGGGtccctcaccaagcggcgcgcccctccaggtagcacctcccaatgccagcccggcggagcccaatcccggacatgggtcagccggacgtcgtcgcgaacgggtcgacggcgaggatgcgggccgggcatcgtcgagaacaaatactatatgcccgcaaaaagtaacattttttaaaagattggattgtgataactaaaattctatatgcaaattctaacaatttgacattaatctaattcatctaactaaaactaattctaaaatttctaacatttctatatatataactaacatttctaatatttctataactaaaaaacagaaaaattgctacGATGACGCGGATGGCGACGAGGGGGGcagcgacgggggcggcgacgacggggacggggatggccggggcggcgacgacggggacggggcggcgacgggggcgtcgacgaggggtggcgacgggggcgttgacgggggcagcgacgggggcggcgggcgacggggcagaggagaagaagcagatgaaaactgacgaaatttctaagtgctacttatataggatgggcctttagtaccggttggagccaccaaccggtaataaaggtcaaatttggccggcccaagcggcgggaagcgcacccctttagtaccgggtggtggcaccaaccggtactaaagacccccctttagtatcggttggagccaccacccggtactaaagggtgtgcgctgctaggcgaggggcgcagaagtttagtcccacctcgctagttgaggagcgccaggaccagtttataagccccgatgcgggcactgcattgagctcctctcaatagtaggccttctgggcctacctctcctactctgcctgtgggcctactgggcttgcgggcctgcatcctggcccaactacaggttgggtttctagtcgtatgcaggccgctctggcccagtaggtgggcttttttattttcttttttttgctttatttatttttggtttatttatttttgagttgttttttgctgtatttagagtttctttgggaatatttttgctttaggtacaaaaaattacaaagtTTCTGTTAatgccggtagtttacaaatttgaatagtttacattttgaattatttgaaatttgtgtgaatcactagtttgtgaataacttaactttgaaaatagattttcagtgattcttttatcttatgtttaatattagtgtgttttatcattatattcaatttggtaatgcttaggttatttaaaaaatgaaatccctttgtaacggatgagtttttgtccgaaaccctgatacttcgaaagagattgtccattttatacacgaagtgcatccagtttttgcggtaaccctctctatttttttgcacatgctatgtgggtgaaattatgataccatgccaactttcaaccttttctgggt
The sequence above is a segment of the Aegilops tauschii subsp. strangulata cultivar AL8/78 chromosome 6, Aet v6.0, whole genome shotgun sequence genome. Coding sequences within it:
- the LOC109760463 gene encoding glutamate receptor 3.1-like, translating into MEIVFLMLLVLSLLLFPNGICKSLATGPPVVNIGSILQFDSTTGGVAAVAIHTALEDINSDPTVLNGTTLKVQMKDTNCFDGFLGMVQALQFMETDVIALIGPQCSTISHMISYVANELQVPLMSFASDATLSSIQFPFFVRTGPSDLYQMAAVAEVVDYNHWKIVTAIYIDNVYGRNGIAALDDALTLKRCKISYKVGFPSNAKRSDLINLLVSVSYMEPRVIVLHTGAEPGLKLFSVANQLNMMGNGYVWIATDWLSAYLDANSSVPAETISGLQGVLTLRPHIPNSKMKSNLVSKWGTQSKKYNYSDLRVNTYGFYVYDSVWAVARALDAFFDDGGRISFSNDLHDGIGGTLHLEAMSIFDMGSKLLEKIRKVNFSGISGQVQFDAVGNLIHPAYDIINVIGNGMRTIGFWSNYSGLLSTVSPEALYSKPPNISLADQHLYDVIWPGETAQRPRGWVFPSNAKQLKIGVPNRFSFKEIVTVDNATGSMKGYCIDVFTQALALLPYPVSYKFVPFGNGTENPNYDKLVQMIESNEFDAAIGDIAITMRRTVTFDFTQPFIETGLVILAPVKEHITSSWAFLQPFSLEMWCVTGLFFLIVGVVIWVLEHRINDDFRGSVCQQIITIFSFSFSTLFFAHRENTMSALGRGVLIIWLFVVLIIVSSYTASLTSILTVQQLDTSIKGIDDLKNSNDPIGFQVGSFAQDYMVKELNISRSRLRALGSPQEYAEALKIGPKEGGVMAIVDERPYVELFLSTYCKIAVAGTDFTSRGWGFAFPRDSPLQVDLSTAILSLSENGELQRIHSKWLNTGECTTDNSEFVDSNQLRLESFLGLFLICGVACVLALLLYFGIMLCKYLRHEPRKSLRRFISFVHGKEPPKNMERRSMSLPGSSTPTTPMGSLSSLDMERPARPVRNGSVIDMES